The Pseudomonas parafulva genome window below encodes:
- a CDS encoding LysR family transcriptional regulator, giving the protein MDQLSAMHTFRRVVDLGSFSAAASQAGVSHTVLSRQVKNLERALGTQLLTRTTRRLHPTEAGLLFYRHCVLILDQVQAMTLELSEHQLQPTGTLRLSVGSAFGDLELGRWLPDFVEQYPHLHVELNCTDRFVDLLEEEVDVCLRVTDHLPDSSLVARLLTPSPVLLVAAPGYLERQGSPSTPEALSTHPLLGYSRLQQPQRLTLSAADGSHRDVLMPRRLSANSPMALRAAAIGGLGIASFDRFIVDDALRDGRLVPVLRDWHLPGRNLYAVYPHSRYLAPKVRALIDYAQQYYATTRWGCD; this is encoded by the coding sequence ATGGACCAGTTGAGCGCCATGCACACCTTCCGCCGGGTCGTCGACCTCGGCAGTTTCAGCGCCGCCGCCAGCCAGGCCGGCGTCTCCCACACCGTGCTGTCGCGCCAGGTAAAGAACCTGGAACGCGCCCTCGGCACGCAACTGCTCACGCGCACCACGCGCCGGCTGCATCCGACCGAAGCAGGCCTGCTGTTCTACCGTCACTGCGTACTGATCCTCGACCAGGTGCAGGCCATGACGCTGGAGCTGTCCGAGCACCAACTGCAACCCACCGGCACCTTGCGCCTGAGCGTGGGCTCGGCGTTCGGCGATCTGGAGCTGGGCCGCTGGTTGCCTGACTTCGTCGAGCAGTACCCGCACCTGCACGTGGAGCTGAACTGCACCGATCGCTTCGTCGATCTGCTGGAAGAGGAAGTCGATGTCTGCCTGCGCGTCACCGATCACCTGCCCGACTCTAGCCTGGTCGCCCGGCTGCTGACCCCCAGCCCAGTACTGCTGGTGGCTGCACCGGGCTACCTCGAACGGCAGGGCTCTCCCAGCACGCCAGAAGCCTTGAGCACCCATCCGCTGCTCGGTTACAGCCGCCTGCAGCAACCCCAGCGCCTGACGCTCAGCGCTGCCGATGGCAGCCACCGCGACGTGCTGATGCCCAGGCGCCTGAGCGCCAATTCACCGATGGCCCTACGTGCGGCAGCCATCGGCGGACTGGGTATCGCCAGCTTCGACCGTTTCATCGTCGACGACGCGTTGCGCGACGGGCGACTGGTGCCAGTACTGCGCGACTGGCATCTGCCGGGGCGAAACCTGTATGCGGTGTATCCGCACAGTCGTTATCTGGCGCCGAAGGTCCGCGCCCTGATCGATTACGCGCAGCAGTACTACGCGACAACGCGCTGGGGTTGCGATTAG
- a CDS encoding cupin domain-containing protein, producing the protein MRTFTFPLAIAIVATLAGCAREPGPPLISVPDSAKLTWQEVPGTQGAVTYANVEGDIFGRGDYLAYVRFRKGTDNGLHLHSQTLPTVVLSGTFYAVIDGKRTEYPAGAFYRLPARLVHESGCTAAADCLLFQYQSDAFDLIGAKP; encoded by the coding sequence ATGCGCACGTTCACCTTCCCCCTGGCAATCGCCATCGTCGCCACACTGGCCGGCTGCGCCCGCGAGCCCGGCCCGCCACTGATATCGGTCCCCGACAGCGCCAAGCTCACCTGGCAAGAGGTGCCAGGCACCCAGGGGGCGGTCACCTATGCCAATGTCGAAGGCGACATTTTCGGCCGCGGCGATTACCTGGCCTATGTCCGCTTTCGCAAAGGCACCGACAACGGTCTTCACCTGCACAGTCAGACCCTGCCCACGGTGGTCCTCAGCGGGACGTTCTACGCCGTGATCGACGGTAAGCGAACCGAGTATCCGGCCGGGGCGTTCTATCGGCTGCCCGCGCGCCTGGTCCACGAAAGCGGCTGCACAGCGGCCGCCGACTGCCTGCTGTTCCAGTACCAGAGCGACGCGTTCGACCTGATTGGCGCCAAGCCCTGA
- the trmA gene encoding tRNA (uridine(54)-C5)-methyltransferase TrmA: MSAAFDPSQYATQLQAKVERLNELLAPFDAPAPSVFESPREHYRLRAEFRLWREDGQRHYAMFAPGEKHKAILIDDFPIASQRINVLMPQLKAAWQGNEDLSNRLFQVEFLTTLAGDAMVTLCYHRPLDAAWEAAAQQLAADLEVSVIGRSKGKRVVIGRDYALEQLDIGGRTFSYRQPEGAFTQPNGAVNQKMLAWACEAMGRRDDDLLELYCGNGNFTLPLATRARQVLATEISKTSVNAALHNLDENGIDNVRLVRLSAEELTQALNEVRPFRRLEGIDLKSYAFGTVFVDPPRAGMDPDTCELTRRFERILYISCNPETLAQNIAQLQDTHRIERCALFDQFPYTHHMESGVLLVRR, encoded by the coding sequence ATGAGTGCTGCCTTCGACCCTTCGCAATACGCCACGCAACTGCAAGCCAAGGTCGAGCGCCTGAACGAGTTGCTGGCACCGTTCGATGCGCCGGCGCCGTCGGTGTTCGAGTCGCCGCGCGAGCACTATCGCCTGCGCGCCGAGTTCCGCCTGTGGCGCGAGGATGGCCAGCGCCACTACGCCATGTTCGCGCCGGGCGAGAAGCACAAGGCGATCCTCATCGACGACTTCCCCATCGCCAGCCAGCGCATCAATGTGCTGATGCCGCAGTTAAAAGCTGCCTGGCAGGGCAACGAAGACCTGAGCAACCGCCTGTTCCAAGTGGAGTTCCTCACCACCCTGGCGGGCGACGCGATGGTCACGCTGTGCTATCACCGCCCGCTGGACGCCGCCTGGGAAGCCGCCGCGCAACAGTTGGCCGCCGACCTTGAAGTCAGCGTGATCGGCCGCTCCAAGGGCAAGCGCGTGGTGATCGGCCGCGACTATGCGCTGGAGCAACTCGACATCGGCGGGCGAACCTTCAGTTATCGCCAACCCGAAGGCGCCTTCACCCAGCCCAACGGCGCGGTGAACCAGAAGATGCTGGCCTGGGCCTGCGAAGCCATGGGCCGACGCGACGACGACCTGCTGGAACTGTACTGCGGCAACGGCAACTTCACCCTGCCGCTGGCCACCCGCGCACGCCAGGTGCTGGCCACCGAAATCAGCAAGACCTCGGTCAATGCCGCCCTGCACAACCTCGACGAGAACGGCATAGACAACGTGCGCCTGGTGCGCCTGTCGGCCGAGGAACTGACCCAGGCCCTGAACGAAGTCCGCCCGTTCCGGCGTCTGGAAGGCATCGACCTGAAAAGCTATGCCTTCGGCACCGTCTTCGTCGATCCGCCGCGCGCCGGTATGGACCCGGACACCTGCGAGCTGACCCGACGCTTCGAGCGTATCCTGTACATTTCCTGCAACCCCGAGACCCTGGCGCAGAACATCGCCCAGTTGCAGGACACTCACCGTATCGAACGTTGCGCGCTGTTCGACCAGTTCCCCTACACCCATCACATGGAAAGCGGGGTGCTGCTGGTCCGGCGCTGA
- a CDS encoding NCS2 family permease, giving the protein MLERLFQLKAHNTNVRTEILAGVTTFLAMAYILFVNPSILGETGMDKGAIFVATCLAAAIGSVTMGLIANYPIALAPGMGLNAFFTYTVVLHMGHTWQVALGAVFLSAVLFFLLSIFRIREWIVNSIPLPLRSAIAAGIGLFLALIALHNAGIVVDNPATLVGLGDLRNPAPILATLGFFLIVALEALKVRGAVLIGILAVTVVSILIGASPFAGIVSLPPSLAPTFLQLDIKGALDVGLISVIFAFLFVDLFDNSGTLIGVAKRAGLMGKDGHMPKMGRALIADSTAAMAGSLLGTSTTTSYIESAAGVSAGGRTGLTAIVVAVLFLLALFFAPLAGSVPAFATAPALLFVAVLMASGLAEINWDDVTEAAPVVVTALAMPLTYSIANGIAFGFIAWTAIKLISGRRHDLNPALVILSILFVIKLGWFNA; this is encoded by the coding sequence ATGCTGGAAAGGCTGTTTCAACTCAAGGCACACAATACCAACGTGCGCACCGAGATCCTTGCGGGCGTCACCACCTTCCTGGCCATGGCCTACATCCTGTTCGTCAACCCGAGCATCCTGGGCGAGACCGGCATGGACAAGGGCGCGATCTTCGTCGCCACCTGCCTGGCCGCCGCCATCGGCTCGGTGACCATGGGCCTGATCGCCAACTACCCGATCGCCCTGGCGCCAGGCATGGGCCTGAACGCTTTCTTCACCTACACGGTGGTCCTGCACATGGGCCACACCTGGCAGGTGGCACTGGGCGCGGTGTTCCTCTCGGCGGTGCTGTTCTTCCTGCTGTCGATCTTCCGCATTCGCGAATGGATCGTGAACAGCATCCCGCTGCCACTGCGGTCGGCCATCGCGGCGGGCATCGGTCTGTTTCTGGCGCTGATCGCCTTGCACAACGCTGGCATCGTCGTCGATAACCCGGCGACCTTGGTGGGCCTGGGCGACTTGCGCAATCCCGCCCCCATCCTTGCCACCCTCGGTTTCTTCCTGATCGTCGCCCTGGAGGCATTGAAGGTCCGCGGGGCGGTGCTGATCGGCATTCTCGCCGTGACCGTAGTGTCGATCCTGATCGGCGCCAGCCCGTTCGCCGGCATCGTCTCGCTGCCGCCCTCACTCGCACCGACCTTCCTGCAACTGGACATCAAGGGCGCGCTGGACGTTGGCCTGATCAGCGTGATCTTCGCGTTCCTGTTCGTCGACCTGTTCGACAACTCCGGCACCCTCATCGGCGTGGCCAAGCGCGCCGGGTTGATGGGCAAGGACGGCCACATGCCGAAGATGGGCCGGGCACTGATCGCCGACAGCACCGCCGCCATGGCCGGTTCCCTGCTGGGCACCTCGACCACCACCAGCTACATCGAGTCGGCGGCCGGCGTCAGTGCCGGTGGGCGGACCGGCCTGACCGCCATCGTGGTCGCCGTGCTGTTCCTGCTGGCGCTGTTCTTCGCACCGCTGGCCGGCAGCGTGCCGGCCTTCGCCACCGCACCGGCATTGCTGTTCGTTGCCGTGCTGATGGCTTCGGGCCTGGCCGAAATCAACTGGGACGACGTCACTGAAGCGGCACCGGTGGTGGTCACGGCCCTGGCCATGCCACTGACCTACTCGATCGCCAACGGCATCGCCTTCGGCTTCATCGCCTGGACCGCCATCAAGCTGATTTCCGGTCGTCGCCACGACCTGAACCCGGCGTTGGTGATCCTGTCCATCCTGTTCGTCATCAAGCTGGGCTGGTTCAACGCATGA
- a CDS encoding MFS transporter, with protein sequence MSESAPLLLRHHRPFIAFWLARVFTASGFQMLTVAIGWHLYQLTGNVLDLGLVGLVEFAPRVLFMLHTGHVADRYDRRKVAALCQSLQGLIALALALGSATDNVSRELIFLLAFLLGATRAFEMPATQALLPNVVPAGLFPRAVAASASATQAATIVAPALGGLLYALGSVWVYGPTVALYAIACALTLSLQARQQTPQRGRASVQSLLAGIHFIRSRPDILGAISLDLFAVLLGGATALLPVFARDILLTGPWGLGLLRSAPAVGALLMSLWLARFPVERKVGRTMFTAVGVFGVATIAFGLSTSFWFSLAVLVVLGAADMISMVIRSAFVQLETPDDMRGRVSAVNGLFIGASNQLGEFESGVTAHWFGTVPAVVLGGVGTLLVTGVWIKLFPTLAHRDRMHNPE encoded by the coding sequence ATGTCAGAGTCCGCACCGCTGCTGCTGCGTCACCACCGTCCTTTCATCGCCTTCTGGCTCGCCCGGGTGTTCACCGCCAGCGGCTTCCAGATGCTCACCGTGGCCATCGGCTGGCACCTCTATCAGCTCACCGGCAATGTGCTGGACCTGGGCCTGGTCGGCCTGGTGGAGTTCGCCCCGCGCGTGCTGTTCATGCTGCACACCGGGCATGTTGCCGATCGCTACGACCGGCGCAAGGTGGCGGCGCTGTGCCAAAGCCTGCAGGGGTTGATCGCCCTCGCCCTGGCGCTGGGCAGTGCCACCGACAACGTCAGCCGCGAACTGATCTTCCTGCTGGCGTTCCTGCTCGGCGCCACCCGCGCCTTCGAGATGCCCGCTACCCAGGCCCTGCTGCCGAACGTGGTGCCCGCAGGGCTGTTCCCGCGTGCCGTCGCCGCTTCGGCCTCCGCCACCCAGGCAGCGACCATCGTCGCCCCGGCGCTCGGCGGGCTGCTCTACGCCTTGGGCAGCGTCTGGGTGTATGGCCCGACCGTTGCGCTGTACGCCATCGCCTGCGCACTCACGCTCAGCCTCCAGGCCCGCCAGCAGACGCCGCAGCGCGGCCGAGCCAGCGTGCAGTCCCTGCTGGCCGGCATCCACTTCATCCGCAGCCGCCCCGACATCCTCGGCGCCATCTCGCTGGACCTGTTCGCCGTGTTGCTGGGCGGCGCCACGGCATTGCTGCCGGTGTTCGCCCGCGACATTCTGCTCACCGGCCCGTGGGGCCTGGGCCTGCTGCGCTCGGCGCCGGCGGTGGGGGCGTTGTTGATGTCGTTGTGGCTGGCGCGCTTCCCGGTCGAGCGCAAAGTCGGTCGAACCATGTTCACCGCCGTGGGCGTGTTCGGCGTGGCGACCATCGCCTTCGGCCTGTCGACCTCGTTCTGGTTCTCCCTGGCGGTGCTGGTGGTGCTCGGCGCGGCGGACATGATCAGCATGGTCATCCGCAGTGCCTTCGTGCAGTTGGAAACGCCGGACGACATGCGCGGCCGGGTCAGTGCAGTGAACGGGCTGTTCATCGGTGCCTCGAATCAGCTCGGAGAATTCGAATCGGGCGTCACTGCGCACTGGTTTGGCACAGTGCCGGCCGTGGTGCTCGGTGGCGTGGGCACGCTGCTGGTCACCGGGGTGTGGATAAAGCTGTTCCCGACCCTGGCGCACCGCGACCGGATGCACAATCCCGAGTAG
- a CDS encoding FAD-binding and (Fe-S)-binding domain-containing protein: MSLPAAFLRDAERLIPAERRFDDPTSTLAFGTDASFYRLIPKLVVRVESEDEVIGLLRLAQRERVPVTFRAAGTSLSGQALSDSVLIVLGERWNGREIRNQGEQIRLQPGVIGAQANTWLAPYGRKIGPDPASINACKIGGIVANNASGMCCGTAQNTYHTLAGLRLVLADGTCLDSEDPASVAAFERSHTDLLDALARLGRETRANLPLAERIRHKYRLKNTTGLSLNALVDYDAPLDILQHLLVGSEGTLGFISAVTYHTVPDHPHKASALLVFPSVESCCRAVTVLKQQPVSAVELLDRRSLRSVQQMPGMPDWVRGLSDHACALLIESRAASQSLLHEQLNQVMASIADFALEQQVDFSEDPAVYNLLWKIRKDTFPAVGAVRQTGTTVIIEDVTFPVELLAEGVNRLLQLFDKHHYDEAIIFGHALEGNLHFVFTQGFNSAEEVARYQAFMDDVAQLVAVEFGGSLKAEHGTGRNMAPFVELEWGQDAYQLMWQLKRLLDPNGILNPDVVLSDDPDIHLKHLKPLPAADEIVDKCIECGFCEPVCPSRGLTLSPRQRIVMWRDIQAKRRAGIDTRELLQTYQYQGLDTCAATGLCAQRCPVGINTGELVKKLRGQAASHLQRADWLAEHFHTVLRGARLTLAVANGARKLLGAPRLESLSSGLRRASRGRLPQWTAAMPQPLAPINVIPVSQDARPRVVYLAACVSRVMGPAYTDGEQRSLLDKTRALLEKAGYQVIFPEHADSLCCGQPFASKGYAEQAEHKRQELIAALLQASRGGLDPIYCDTSPCTLRLVQDLGNCRLDLYDPVRFIRTHLLDKLEFTPQDEPVAVHVTCSTQHLGESQALIDLARRCSKQVVIPEGIHCCGFAGDKGFTTPQLNAHALRTLKGAVQQCSEGISTSRTCEIGLSTHSGIDYHGLVYLVDRVTRARSL; this comes from the coding sequence ATGAGTCTGCCCGCTGCGTTCCTGCGCGATGCCGAGCGCCTGATCCCCGCCGAACGCCGGTTCGACGACCCGACCTCGACCCTGGCCTTCGGTACCGACGCCAGCTTCTACCGCTTGATTCCCAAGCTGGTGGTGCGCGTGGAATCCGAGGACGAGGTGATCGGCCTGCTGCGCCTGGCCCAGCGCGAGCGCGTGCCGGTCACCTTCCGCGCCGCCGGCACCAGTTTGTCCGGCCAGGCCCTGAGCGATTCGGTGCTGATCGTGCTGGGCGAGCGCTGGAATGGCCGCGAGATCCGCAATCAGGGCGAACAGATTCGTCTGCAACCGGGCGTGATCGGCGCCCAGGCCAATACCTGGTTGGCACCCTATGGGCGCAAGATCGGCCCGGACCCGGCGTCGATCAACGCCTGCAAGATCGGCGGTATCGTCGCCAACAACGCCAGCGGCATGTGCTGCGGCACCGCGCAGAACACCTATCACACCCTGGCCGGCCTGCGCCTGGTGCTGGCCGACGGCACCTGCCTGGACAGCGAGGACCCGGCCAGTGTGGCCGCCTTCGAACGCAGCCACACCGACCTGCTGGACGCGTTGGCGCGCCTGGGCCGCGAGACCCGCGCCAACCTGCCCCTGGCCGAGCGCATCCGGCACAAGTACCGACTGAAGAACACCACCGGCCTGTCGCTCAATGCACTGGTGGACTACGACGCGCCGCTGGACATCCTGCAGCACCTGCTGGTCGGCTCCGAAGGCACGTTGGGTTTCATCAGCGCCGTCACCTACCACACCGTGCCCGACCACCCGCACAAGGCCAGTGCGCTGCTGGTGTTTCCCAGCGTCGAGAGCTGCTGTCGGGCGGTCACCGTGCTCAAGCAGCAGCCGGTGTCCGCCGTGGAACTGCTCGACCGCCGCAGCCTGCGCTCGGTTCAGCAAATGCCAGGCATGCCGGACTGGGTCCGGGGATTGTCGGACCACGCCTGTGCCCTGCTGATCGAGTCGCGCGCGGCCAGCCAAAGCCTGTTGCACGAACAACTGAACCAAGTGATGGCCTCCATCGCCGATTTCGCCTTGGAACAGCAGGTCGATTTCAGCGAAGACCCTGCCGTCTACAACCTGTTGTGGAAGATCCGCAAGGACACCTTCCCGGCGGTCGGTGCCGTGCGCCAGACCGGCACCACGGTGATCATCGAGGACGTGACCTTCCCGGTGGAACTGCTCGCCGAAGGCGTCAACCGACTGCTGCAGTTGTTCGACAAGCACCACTACGACGAGGCGATCATTTTCGGCCACGCCCTGGAAGGCAACCTGCATTTCGTCTTCACCCAGGGCTTCAACAGCGCCGAGGAGGTGGCGCGCTATCAGGCGTTCATGGACGATGTGGCGCAGTTGGTGGCCGTGGAATTCGGTGGTTCGCTCAAGGCCGAACATGGCACCGGACGCAACATGGCACCCTTCGTCGAACTGGAGTGGGGCCAGGACGCCTACCAATTGATGTGGCAGCTCAAACGGCTGCTCGATCCCAATGGCATCCTCAACCCGGACGTGGTGCTCAGCGACGACCCGGACATTCACCTGAAACACCTCAAGCCGCTACCGGCGGCCGACGAGATCGTCGACAAGTGCATCGAGTGCGGTTTCTGCGAGCCGGTGTGTCCGTCACGCGGACTAACCCTGAGCCCGCGCCAGCGCATCGTCATGTGGCGCGACATCCAGGCCAAGCGCCGCGCCGGCATCGACACCCGCGAGCTGCTGCAGACCTACCAGTACCAGGGCCTCGACACCTGCGCCGCCACCGGGCTGTGCGCCCAGCGTTGCCCGGTGGGCATCAATACCGGCGAGCTGGTGAAGAAGCTGCGCGGCCAGGCGGCGAGCCACCTGCAACGGGCCGATTGGCTCGCCGAACATTTCCACACCGTGCTGCGCGGTGCGCGCCTGACCCTGGCCGTGGCCAACGGTGCACGCAAGCTGCTGGGCGCGCCGCGCCTGGAGAGTTTGAGCAGCGGCTTGCGCAGGGCCAGCCGGGGTCGCCTGCCGCAGTGGACAGCGGCCATGCCGCAACCGCTCGCGCCGATCAACGTGATCCCGGTCAGCCAGGACGCACGCCCCCGGGTCGTCTACCTGGCCGCTTGCGTGTCGCGGGTGATGGGCCCGGCATACACCGACGGCGAGCAGCGCTCGTTGCTGGACAAGACCCGTGCACTGCTGGAAAAAGCCGGTTATCAGGTGATCTTCCCCGAGCACGCCGACAGCCTGTGCTGCGGGCAGCCGTTCGCCTCCAAGGGCTATGCCGAACAGGCCGAGCACAAGCGCCAGGAACTGATCGCTGCGCTGCTGCAGGCCAGTCGCGGCGGGCTCGACCCGATCTACTGCGACACCAGCCCCTGTACCCTTCGCCTGGTGCAGGATCTGGGCAACTGCCGCCTCGACCTGTACGACCCCGTGCGCTTCATCCGTACCCACCTGCTCGACAAGCTGGAGTTCACCCCACAGGATGAACCGGTAGCCGTGCATGTCACCTGCAGCACCCAGCACCTGGGCGAGAGCCAGGCGCTCATCGACCTGGCGCGTCGCTGCAGCAAACAGGTCGTGATACCCGAGGGCATTCACTGCTGTGGTTTCGCCGGCGACAAAGGCTTCACCACACCGCAGCTCAATGCCCATGCACTGCGCACGCTCAAGGGTGCGGTGCAGCAGTGCAGCGAAGGGATCTCCACCAGTCGGACCTGTGAGATCGGGTTATCGACCCACAGTGGTATCGACTATCACGGGCTGGTGTATCTGGTGGACCGGGTGACGCGGGCGCGCAGCCTCTGA
- the lldD gene encoding FMN-dependent L-lactate dehydrogenase LldD, which translates to MIISASTDYRAAAQRKLPPFLFHYADGGAYAEHTLRHNVSDLASIALRQRVLKNMSELSLRTELFGETLSMPVALAPVGLTGMYARRGEVQAARAAAEHGIPFTMSTVSVCPIEEVAPAIDRPMWFQLYVLKDRGFMRNALERAKAAGVRTLVFTVDMPTPGARYRDAHSGMSGRNGPLRRMLQAMTHPQWAWDVGVMGRPHDLGNISAYRGNPTGLADYIGWLAANFDPSISWKDLEWIREFWDGPMIIKGILDADDARDAVRFGADGIVVSNHGGRQLDGVLSSARALPAIADAVKGDLTILADSGIRSGLDVVRMIALGADTVLIGRAFLWALAVHGQAGVKNLLELFEKEMRVAMVLTGTKTIGEITRDSLVRELGA; encoded by the coding sequence ATGATCATTTCCGCCTCCACCGACTACCGCGCCGCAGCCCAGCGCAAGCTGCCCCCCTTCCTGTTCCACTACGCCGACGGTGGCGCCTACGCCGAGCACACCCTGCGCCACAACGTCTCGGACCTGGCCAGCATCGCCCTGCGCCAACGCGTACTGAAGAACATGTCCGAGCTGAGCCTCAGGACCGAGCTGTTCGGCGAGACCTTGAGCATGCCGGTGGCCCTGGCGCCGGTCGGTCTCACCGGCATGTACGCCCGCCGGGGCGAGGTACAGGCGGCGCGCGCGGCGGCCGAGCACGGCATCCCGTTCACGATGTCCACCGTGTCGGTCTGCCCGATCGAGGAAGTGGCGCCGGCCATCGACCGACCGATGTGGTTCCAGCTCTACGTGCTCAAGGACCGTGGCTTCATGCGCAATGCGCTGGAGCGGGCCAAGGCCGCTGGCGTGCGCACCCTGGTGTTCACCGTCGACATGCCCACCCCGGGCGCCCGCTACCGCGATGCCCACTCCGGCATGAGCGGCAGGAACGGCCCGCTCCGCCGCATGTTGCAGGCCATGACCCATCCGCAATGGGCCTGGGATGTGGGCGTCATGGGCCGTCCGCACGACTTGGGCAACATCTCCGCCTACCGCGGCAACCCGACGGGCCTGGCCGACTACATCGGCTGGCTGGCCGCCAACTTCGACCCGTCGATCTCCTGGAAGGACCTGGAGTGGATCCGCGAATTCTGGGACGGCCCGATGATCATCAAAGGCATCCTCGACGCCGACGATGCCCGCGATGCCGTGCGTTTCGGTGCCGACGGCATCGTCGTTTCCAACCACGGCGGTCGCCAACTCGACGGCGTGCTCTCCAGCGCCCGCGCCCTGCCGGCGATTGCCGACGCGGTAAAAGGCGATCTGACGATCCTCGCCGACTCTGGCATTCGCAGCGGCCTGGACGTGGTGCGCATGATCGCCCTGGGCGCCGACACCGTGCTGATCGGTCGCGCGTTCCTCTGGGCCTTGGCCGTGCATGGCCAGGCCGGAGTGAAGAACCTGCTGGAATTGTTCGAGAAGGAAATGCGCGTGGCCATGGTGTTGACCGGCACCAAGACGATCGGCGAGATCACCCGCGACTCGCTGGTCCGCGAACTGGGCGCCTGA
- a CDS encoding lactate permease LctP family transporter has translation MQTWQQLYAPLGSLGLSALAAVIPIVFFFLALAVFRLKGHVAGSITLGLSILVAIFAFHMPADMALAAAGYGFLYGLWPIAWIIVAAVFLYKLTVKSGQFEVIRSSVLSITDDQRLQVLLIGFCFGAFLEGAAGFGAPVAITAALLVGLGFNPLYAAGLCLIANTAPVAFGALGIPIIVAGQVTGIDAFHIGAMTGRQLPLLSLFVPFWLVFMMDGLRGVKETWPAALVAGLSFAVTQYFTSNFIGPELPDITSALASLIALTLFLKVWQPKRALTQTQGSTGAAVVAGVGGQPSPYSFGEIFKAWSPFLILTVLVTIWTLKPFKAAFAPGGAMYNFVFNFAIPHLDQLVIKTAPIVTAPLAMPAVFKFDPISATGTAIFLSALIAMAVLKINVKTGLTTFKETVWELRWPILSIGMVLAFAFVTNYSGMSSTMALVLAGTGAAFPFFSPFLGWLGVFLTGSDTSSNALFSSLQATTAHQIGVSDTLLVAANTSGGVTGKMISPQSIAVACAATGLVGKESDLFRFTLKHSLFFATIVGLITLIQAYWLTGMLVTH, from the coding sequence ATGCAAACCTGGCAACAACTCTACGCCCCACTCGGGAGTCTCGGCCTGTCCGCACTGGCGGCAGTCATCCCCATCGTATTCTTCTTCCTGGCCTTGGCCGTGTTCCGACTCAAGGGGCATGTGGCGGGCAGCATCACCCTTGGCTTATCGATCCTGGTGGCGATCTTCGCCTTCCACATGCCCGCCGACATGGCCCTCGCCGCGGCCGGCTACGGCTTCCTCTACGGCCTGTGGCCCATCGCCTGGATCATCGTCGCAGCCGTGTTCTTGTACAAACTGACGGTCAAGAGCGGCCAGTTCGAAGTGATCCGCAGCTCGGTGCTGTCGATCACCGACGACCAGCGCCTGCAAGTGCTGCTGATCGGCTTCTGCTTCGGCGCATTCCTCGAAGGTGCCGCAGGCTTCGGTGCCCCGGTGGCCATCACTGCCGCACTGCTGGTGGGCCTGGGCTTCAATCCGCTGTACGCCGCTGGCCTGTGCCTGATCGCCAATACCGCGCCAGTGGCCTTCGGTGCGCTGGGCATCCCGATCATCGTCGCCGGCCAGGTGACTGGCATCGACGCCTTCCACATTGGCGCCATGACCGGCCGCCAACTGCCGCTGCTGTCGCTGTTCGTGCCGTTCTGGCTGGTGTTCATGATGGACGGCCTGCGCGGCGTGAAAGAAACCTGGCCAGCGGCATTGGTCGCCGGCCTGAGCTTTGCCGTCACCCAATACTTCACCTCCAACTTCATCGGCCCGGAACTGCCTGACATCACCTCGGCCCTGGCCAGCCTGATCGCCCTGACCCTGTTCCTGAAGGTCTGGCAGCCCAAGCGCGCGCTCACCCAGACCCAGGGCAGCACAGGCGCGGCGGTGGTCGCAGGCGTCGGCGGCCAGCCATCGCCCTATAGCTTCGGCGAGATCTTCAAAGCCTGGTCGCCTTTCCTGATCCTGACCGTGCTGGTGACCATCTGGACCCTCAAGCCCTTCAAGGCCGCTTTCGCGCCGGGCGGAGCGATGTACAACTTCGTGTTCAATTTTGCCATCCCGCACCTGGATCAACTGGTGATCAAGACCGCGCCGATCGTCACCGCTCCCCTGGCCATGCCGGCGGTGTTCAAGTTCGACCCGATCTCGGCCACCGGCACGGCGATCTTTCTCTCGGCACTGATCGCCATGGCCGTGCTGAAGATCAACGTCAAAACTGGTCTGACCACTTTCAAGGAAACCGTCTGGGAACTGCGCTGGCCGATTCTGTCGATCGGTATGGTGCTGGCCTTTGCCTTTGTCACCAACTATTCGGGCATGTCCTCGACCATGGCCCTGGTACTGGCCGGCACCGGGGCGGCATTCCCGTTCTTCTCGCCGTTCCTCGGCTGGCTGGGCGTGTTCCTGACCGGCTCCGACACCTCCTCCAACGCCCTGTTCAGCTCCTTGCAAGCCACTACGGCGCACCAGATCGGCGTCAGCGACACCCTGCTGGTCGCCGCCAATACCAGCGGCGGCGTGACCGGCAAGATGATCTCGCCGCAGTCGATCGCCGTGGCTTGCGCCGCCACCGGGCTGGTGGGCAAAGAGTCGGATCTGTTCCGCTTCACCTTAAAGCACAGCCTGTTCTTCGCCACGATCGTCGGCCTGATCACCTTGATTCAGGCCTATTGGCTGACCGGCATGCTGGTTACTCACTAA